The proteins below come from a single Molothrus ater isolate BHLD 08-10-18 breed brown headed cowbird chromosome 3, BPBGC_Mater_1.1, whole genome shotgun sequence genomic window:
- the THADA gene encoding thyroid adenoma-associated protein isoform X3, with translation MVLKKKKEIQVDAFFLDHHQLEKLQRFSKAEEQNLASLLVHCAELRNGIQQIQCIKQIMPLVKQMDQNSAGDPMVKACLDVLGETYFSLGAKNPLKKVLASSLNGLPGHLMVPAVQSFVCCLREELKTTDVYLYRKVLDNLASCMEDFSLGRACIKNLFEEVLQFLQKLLLDIQEENRKNHGNRIVQTQLMHDLLIAIKVSMMLIQKLQENIQGSLWKDSESFVWQSMCSLLKSCTNFLMDATLLQTVQTTSGLAVILFTRAMYEPVEELPSLISGLLLGTVEHSGVPAWFLRNCGVLCTAELPGWVLLFLCHGALAMLDWKNGSMGENGEKLLLDIASVLLSLSSELKEPSVATSLSRILVIWTNSALAALVSGSPALKIKLNGNSDIIGRLLEYIYTHWDHPLDAIRHQTKLIFKNLLQIHQTTIAGSNGKSDPFFARLIKHLLSLDWHVKGKYTSLGSLVECVGTENILQLDRTIPLQILDVMSDQSLAPYASDLLETMFTNHKAHFTSSFQEGTWIDQWHNIWVSPLLVVLCEGNHDQTTYIIDYYLPKLLKCNPDSLSYMIRILQASADANLGSCSTRGALGALMACLRTARAHGHLDLSNIMSSGLVSTECIKQGLVHQHSQVCIDALGLLCETHRTTEIVSPEEMQLIQFFMMYNLNNQSPSVRQQIVSLLRKLFCRIQESSQVLYKLEQNKTKQELVEKSTKMPPLRILQQYKDFMSSVCARLFEVLFPGSSHPTRFCALSILESIAEIFSVPKGQAQVFQLDQEMDSARVQTLIQCFASTFEEVKILAFRLLMKLRDVALNLQGSENLGLLFQAAIDLSTSTKPYDCVTASYLLNFLVYHKGLQHICLGKWLEHNPQLDENTSVSTVEKNTLADAC, from the exons ATGGTtttaaagaagaagaaggaaattcAGGTGGATGCATTCTTTCTTGATCATCATCAGCTTGAAAAACTTCAGA GGTTTTCAAAGGCTGAAGAGCAAAATCTGGCATCTCTGCTTGtgcactgtgcagagctgagaaATGGCATCCAGCAGATCCAGTGTATTAAACAG ATTATGCCATTGGTGAAGCAGATGGATCAGAACTCTGCAGGTGATCCCATGGTTAAAGCTTGTTTGGATGTTTTGGGGGAGACGTACTTTTCGCTGGGTGCAAAGAATCCTTTGAAGAAAGTATTAGCAAG TTCACTGAACGGTCTTCCTGGACATCTGATGGTGCCAGCTGTGCAAAGCTTTGTGTGCTGCCTTCGGGAAGAGCTGAAAACCACAGATGTGTATTTGTACAGAAAAGTGCTGGACAACCTTGCTTCCTGTATGGAGGACTTCAGCTTAG gTAGAGCCTGTATTAAGAACCTGTTTGAAGAAG TTCTTCAGTTTCTGCAGAAGTTGCTGCTTGACatacaggaagaaaacag aaagaaTCATGGAAATCGTATTGTTCAGACTCAGCTGATGCACGATTTACTGATAGCCATTAAAGTTTCAATGATGCTTATACAGAAATTGCAAGAAAATATCCAGGGAAGTCTTTGGAAAGACAGTGAATCTTTTGTTTGGCAAAGTATGTGTAGTTTACTGAAAAGTTGCACAAACTTCCTAATGGATG CAACGCTCCTGCAGACTGTTCAGACTACCTCAGGACTGGCTGTTATTCTCTTCACCAGAGCTATGTATGAGCCAGTTGAGGAATTACCTTCATTG ATCAGTGGCTTGCTCCTTGGGACAGTGGAACACTCAGGTGTGCCAGCGTGGTTCCTGAGGAACTGTGGGGTTCTGTGCACGGCAGAACTCCCGGGCTGGGTCCTGCTCTTCCTTTGCCATGGAGCACTGGCTATGCTGGATTGGAAAAATGGCAGCATGGGTGAAAATGGAGAGAAGCTATTGTTAGATATTGCATCAGTCTTGTTGTCATTGAGTTCAGA gtTAAAAGAACCCAGTGTGGCAACATCTTTGTCTAGAATTCTTGTTATTTGGACTAATTCAGCACTGGCTGCCCTTGTTTCAGGCTCTCCAGCTCTAAAAATCAAACTTAATGGGAACTCTGATATAATTGGGAGGCTGCTGGAATACATTTATACACACTGGGACCACCCTCTGGATGCCATCAGACACCAAACCAAATTGATTTTCAAGAATCTTCTTCAGATACACCAAACCACCATTGCTGGATCCAATGGAAAATCAGACCCATTCTTTGCAAGGCTGATAAAGCATTTACTGAGCTTGGACTGGcatgtaaaaggaaaatatactTCTCTTGGCTCTCTGGTGGAATGTGTGGGCACTGAAAATATACTGCAGTTGGACAGAACAATTCCACTGCAGATCCTGGATGTGATGAGTGATCAGTCTCTTGCACCTTATGCCAGTGATCTTCTGGAAACCATGTTTACAAATCACAAGGCCCATTTTACTTCCAGTTTTCAGGAAGGCACCTGGATTGACCAGTGGCACAACATCTGGGTTTCTCCTCTTCTGGTAGTACTGTGTGAAGGGAATCATGACCAAACTACTTATATAATAGATTACTATTTACCAAAATTGCTCAAATGTAACCCTGACAGTCTGAGCTACATGATAAGAATTCTTCAGGCCTCTGCAGATGCTAATCTGg gCTCTTGCAGTACTAGAGGAGCTCTTGGAGCATTAATGGCATGCTTGAGAACAGCCAGGGCCCATGGACATCTGGACCTTTCAAATATCATGAGCAGTGGTCTTGTATCCACTGAGTGTATAAAACAGGGTCTAGTtcatcagcacagccag GTTTGCATTGATGCTTTAGGTTTGCTCTGTGAAACCCATCGTACTACAGAAATTGTGTCTCCGGAAGAAATGCAGCTAATTCAATTCTTTATGATGTACAACTTGAACAACCAATCTCCTTCTGTAAGGCAACAGATCGTTTCTCTGCTGAGAAAG TTATTTTGCAGGATACAAGAAAGTTCTCAAGTTCTTTATAAGTTggagcaaaataaaaccaagcaaGAGTTAGTTGAGAAGTCAACTAAAATGCCTCCTTTGAGGATTTTGCAGCAATACAAA gatttcATGTCATCTGTATGTGCCAGACTTTTTGAGGTATTGTTTCCTGGTTCATCCCACCCAACCAGGTTTTGTGCACTAAGTATTTTGGAATCAatagcagaaatattttctgttccaaaAG GCCAGGCACAAGTTTTCCAGCTGGATCAGGAGATGGATTCTGCTCGTGTCCAAACTCTGATCCAGTGTTTTGCCAGTACTTTTGAGGAAGTAAAAATTCTGGCATTTAGACTTCTGATGAAACTACGTGATGTTGCATTGAATTTACAG ggtTCTGAAAATCTAGGTCTTCTGTTTCAAGCAGCGATTGATCTTAGCACAAGCACCAAGCCGTATGATTGTGTCACTGCTTCATATTTGTTGAATTTTTTGGTATATCACAAAGGACTGCAGCACATTTGTTTAGGAAAATGGCTTGAGCATAATCCCCAGCTGGATGAGAACACATCAGTGAGTACAGTGGAGAAGAACACTTTGGCAG ATGCCTGTTAA